One genomic segment of Bacillota bacterium includes these proteins:
- a CDS encoding nucleotidyltransferase domain-containing protein → MNYGLSESDLDYIVKAIKKFPEIQKALIFGSRAKGNYKPGSDVDIAICGERITFDTLSSLHAVLEEYGPLPYFFDIVDYSHLEHKELKEHIDRVGKVIFEKE, encoded by the coding sequence ATGAACTACGGTTTAAGTGAATCTGATTTGGATTATATTGTTAAGGCAATTAAAAAATTTCCCGAGATACAAAAGGCTTTGATTTTTGGTTCAAGAGCCAAGGGGAATTATAAACCGGGGTCGGATGTAGATATAGCTATCTGTGGTGAAAGAATAACATTCGATACATTATCGAGCCTTCATGCAGTGTTGGAAGAATACGGGCCGTTGCCGTATTTTTTTGATATTGTTGATTATTCGCATCTAGAGCACAAAGAACTGAAAGAACATATTGACAGAGTAGGAAAAGTTATTTTTGAAAAGGAGTAG